One Streptomyces sp. NBC_01217 genomic region harbors:
- a CDS encoding type B 50S ribosomal protein L31: MKPRIHPVSRPVVFRDRAAGAAFLTRSTADADERVMWEDGRSYPVIDVETSSASHPFYTGTKQVLDTAGRIERFNRRYGGAAPDGS; this comes from the coding sequence ATGAAGCCTCGTATCCACCCCGTCTCCCGTCCGGTGGTCTTCCGCGACCGCGCTGCGGGGGCTGCGTTCCTGACCCGTTCGACCGCTGACGCGGATGAGCGGGTGATGTGGGAGGACGGGCGCAGCTACCCCGTCATCGACGTGGAGACCTCGTCGGCGAGCCACCCGTTCTACACCGGGACCAAGCAGGTGCTGGACACGGCCGGCCGTATCGAGCGGTTCAACCGCCGTTACGGCGGTGCGGCACCCGACGGAAGCTGA
- a CDS encoding YoaK family protein has product MSTSPLPAGRDPRDEWALLLLSAASGAADAFAFICVGQVFAGVMTGNLVLLGASATGAGEHGVAPHVITALVSYGVGVMCGAWMSERWRWPLPVMLLIEVALLAAGAVLWALDPTDSGGDRLGLLVLISMAMGIQGRIRTTPTNYFTGTLTTLVSRVTLRSWDRGDAWVAGRLIAVVVGAAVTALAIRLWPGSAAVVAVVPAMGALLIESVPRRPTQG; this is encoded by the coding sequence GTGTCTACTTCCCCCCTCCCCGCCGGACGCGATCCACGGGACGAATGGGCCCTGCTGCTTCTGTCGGCCGCTTCCGGGGCGGCCGATGCGTTCGCCTTCATCTGTGTCGGCCAGGTCTTCGCCGGGGTGATGACCGGGAACCTGGTACTGCTGGGCGCTTCCGCCACCGGTGCCGGTGAGCACGGCGTGGCCCCGCACGTGATCACCGCGCTCGTTTCGTACGGCGTCGGGGTCATGTGTGGTGCGTGGATGAGCGAGCGGTGGCGGTGGCCTCTGCCGGTGATGCTGCTGATCGAGGTGGCGCTGCTCGCGGCGGGGGCCGTGCTGTGGGCGCTGGACCCGACCGACTCCGGCGGCGACCGGCTGGGGCTGCTGGTGCTCATCTCCATGGCCATGGGGATTCAGGGCCGTATCCGCACGACACCGACCAATTACTTCACGGGTACTCTGACCACTCTCGTCAGCCGCGTGACGCTGCGGTCATGGGACCGGGGGGATGCCTGGGTGGCCGGCCGGCTGATCGCGGTCGTGGTGGGGGCGGCCGTGACCGCGCTGGCGATACGGCTCTGGCCGGGCTCAGCAGCTGTGGTGGCGGTGGTGCCTGCGATGGGCGCGCTGTTGATCGAGTCGGTGCCGAGGAGGCCCACGCAGGGCTGA